The following are encoded together in the Ictalurus furcatus strain D&B unplaced genomic scaffold, Billie_1.0 scf4, whole genome shotgun sequence genome:
- the LOC128604868 gene encoding fumarylacetoacetate hydrolase domain-containing protein 2-like — translation MRVVWGSWLSLRRLSHVFSVGSGTCTLTSASMCLVQFRRRGAEGSAKVGVESTNGIVDLKALDQTVPSTMREFLELGEKGIECAQRWGRLHGLTYM, via the coding sequence aTGAGAGTGGTGTGGGGCTCGTGGCTCAGTTTGAGGAGACTCAGTCATGTGTTTTCTGTAGGCTCAGGCACATGCACCCTCACCTCAGCCAGCATGTGTCTGGTCCAGTTCCGCCGGCGGGGAGCCGAGGGAAGTGCGAAGGTCGGTGTGGAGAGCACGAACGGCATCGTCGACCTGAAGGCGTTGGATCAGACCGTGCCGTCCACCATGAGAGAGTTCTTGGAGCTGGGAGAGAAGGGCATAGAGTGTGCTCAGAGGTGGGGCAGACTTCATGGACTCACTTATATGTAA